CGGCTACGCGGATGAATCCATCCTTATTGTATGCGCAGGCAATTAAAGGGCGATTCACAGGGCGCGGGATTGGCATTATCGACACCATTCACCTGATGGAAGTGGCGCAGGGCGTTCGGGTACTGGAAAAGGCCAAAAGTGCGGATAAGATAACCGTTGCGGCCATCCGGCGCTGGTTTGCGGACTACCTGACCTGGTTGACCACGCATCCGTATGGGAAAGACGAAATGAACGCCAAAAATAATCATGGCACCTGCTGGGTGATGCAGGTGGCGGCTTTTGCCCGGTTGACCCGGAATGATTCGCTGATGACCGTCTGTCGGAATCGGTACAAAACTGTGCTGCTTCCCGATCAGATGGCAGCCGATGGGAGTTTCCCGCTGGAGCTTCGCCGGACCAAACCGTATGGCTATTCGATTTTCAACCTGGATGCCATGACCACCATCTGCCAGATTTTATCGACATCTACGGATAACCTTTATGCTTATCAAACAACCGATGGACGGGGAATCCGGAAAGGTATTGCGTACCTATATCCGTTTATTGAGGATAAGTCGAACTGGCCGTTGAAGCCCGATGTGATGTACTGGAACGACTGGCCGGTAGCACAGCCGTTTCTGGTATTTGGCGCGGTTGCATTCGATCAAAAAACC
This window of the Spirosoma aerolatum genome carries:
- a CDS encoding alginate lyase family protein, translating into MNTLIRLFALLSWSCLMAPVYAQSPERALVLTTLKPVVLAEVRWAMQQQPITVTAQTSARSAGGKHDFFSEGDYWWPDTANPQGPYIQRDGMTNPDNFVAHRQAMIRFSRIVGVLASAYVITNDETYVRQAFRHLTAWFVDPATRMNPSLLYAQAIKGRFTGRGIGIIDTIHLMEVAQGVRVLEKAKSADKITVAAIRRWFADYLTWLTTHPYGKDEMNAKNNHGTCWVMQVAAFARLTRNDSLMTVCRNRYKTVLLPDQMAADGSFPLELRRTKPYGYSIFNLDAMTTICQILSTSTDNLYAYQTTDGRGIRKGIAYLYPFIEDKSNWPLKPDVMYWNDWPVAQPFLVFGAVAFDQKTWLGTWKKLDHNPQVDEVIRNLPIRNPIIWLTETL